From Musa acuminata AAA Group cultivar baxijiao chromosome BXJ3-8, Cavendish_Baxijiao_AAA, whole genome shotgun sequence, one genomic window encodes:
- the LOC103995852 gene encoding protein SMAX1-LIKE 3 isoform X2, whose amino-acid sequence MRAGGCTVHQGLTPEAATVVKQSINLARRRGHAQVTPLHVANTMLSSSTGLLRAACLRCHSHPLQCKALELCFNVALNRIPASTLSAPVLGLPLAHHPPSLSNALVAAFKRAQAHQRRGCIDTQQQPLLAVKIELEQLIISILDDPSVSRVMREAGFSSTQVKSNVEQAVSMDICASNPPNRSPSKPKDASGPFTIPRAITTKPLVQVKNEDVVSVVETLATRRKRSLVIVGECLATTEAVVGGVMDRVNKGEVPEVLRNVQFIPLPLFSFIHMPLQEVNQKVGELRCLVKSCCAERGAILYLKDLNWAAEYRASGEKGRNIYCPLEHAILEIRNMFCEGENSGGRLWLMGSATYQTYIRCRVGNPSLETLWGFRPHTIPTGSLGLSLNCDSDLSQMPIKISGGSQFLTKTEHEIGSHPSCCADSAINFETDARSANRTCYGSYASISSSLPSWLRRYKEEKRGAISDDQGSLQLKDVRRKCNSISASAHKTHNHASEITFNFSSVSPSSSSISSYDHGCPSLHPHQHQQQACLQSLEAKHQLREQNLWISEVADECPEHKSRSSGPEHAGQTRSNPNSATTSGTMEMEYISRFKELTAENLKTICDALERRVTRKKDLIPEIASIILRCRSGLITRKEKSNSSSEKKEDTWLFFQGGDTEGKERIARELAGIVFASYASFITIGLSNFSSTPSDSTDDVRNKRSREQVRNSYLESLFEAIRENPHRVIVMEDIEQVDYHARAGIKTSMERGKIQSISGEEVRLCDAIIILSCESFDSRSRACSPPVKHKADTEDEKEEACRLDLNLCAEDEEDLHDHFSDDMGLLESVDGAFFFELPEELSFV is encoded by the exons ATGAGAGCGGGAGGTTGCACTGTGCATCAAGGCTTAACCCCCGAAGCAGCCACTGTCGTGAAGCAATCCATAAACCTAGCTCGACGACGAGGCCATGCACAGGTGACGCCCCTCCATGTGGCCAACACCATGCTTTCGTCGTCCACTGGCCTCCTCCGCGCCGCCTGCCTCCGCTGTCACTCCCACCCGCTTCAGTGCAAGGCCCTGGAGCTTTGCTTCAACGTCGCCCTCAACCGCATACCCGCCTCCACCTTGTCCGCTCCGGTGCTCGGTCTTCCCCTAGCCCACCACCCGCCGTCCCTCTCCAACGCCCTCGTTGCTGCTTTCAAGAGAGCTCAGGCGCACCAGCGTCGGGGATGCATCGACACCCAGCAGCAGCCTCTGCTCGCGGTTAAGATCGAGCTTGAGCAGCTCATCATCTCCATCCTGGACGACCCGAGCGTGAGTAGGGTCATGAGGGAGGCTGGCTTCTCCAGCACTCAAGTGAAGAGCAACGTGGAGCAGGCCGTGTCCATGGACATATGCGCATCCAACCCACCTAATCGCAGTCCTAGCAAGCCCAAGGATGCCTCCGGTCCCTTCACAATCCCTCGCGCGATCACTACAAAGCCTCTGGTTCAAGTGAAGAACGAGGATGTGGTGAGCGTCGTCGAGACTTTGGCCACCAGGAGGAAGAGGAGTCTTGTGATAGTGGGAGAGTGCTTGGCTACCACCGAGGCTGTGGTCGGAGGGGTGATGGACAGAGTAAATAAAGGAGAAGTGCCCGAGGTTTTAAGGAACGTACAGTTCATACCACTCCCACTCTTCTCCTTCATCCACATGCCATTGCAGGAGGTGAATCAGAAGGTTGGGGAGCTGAGGTGCCTCGTGAAGAGCTGCTGCGCGGAGAGGGGGGCAATCTTGTACCTGAAGGATCTCAACTGGGCTGCGGAATATAGGGCAAgcggggagaagggaagaaatatCTATTGTCCTCTGGAGCATGCAATCTTGGAGATCAGGAACATGTTCTGCGAGGGAGAGAATAGCGGTGGGAGACTTTGGCTCATGGGGAGTGCAACATATCAGACCTACATAAGGTGTAGGGTTGGAAATCCATCGTTGGAGACTCTATGGGGCTTTCGGCCTCATACCATTCCTACCGGAAGCTTAGGATTAAGCCTCAACTGTGACAG TGATTTAAGCCAAATGCCAATCAAGATCAGCGGAGGCTCCCAATTTCTGACAAAAACAGAACATGAAATCGGAAGTCATCCATCTTGCTGCGCAGATTCTGCTATCAATTTCGAAACGGATGCTCGGAGCGCGAATAGAACTTGTTATGGTAGCTACGCATCCATATCCTCGAGCCTACCATCATGGCTCCGACGATACAAAGAAGAGAAGAGGGGAGCGATCAGCGATGATCAG GGCTCCCTCCAGCTGAAAGATGTGCGCAGGAAGTGTAACTCTATTTCTGCTTCAGCCCATAAAACCCATAACCATGCATCTGAAATAACATTTAACTTCTCTTCGGtttctccatcttcttcttctatctCTTCCTACGATCATGGCTGTCCGAGCTTGCACCCACACCAGCACCAGCAGCAAGCTTGCCTGCAGTCTCTCGAGGCAAAACATCAACTGAGGGAACAAAACCTCTGGATATCAGAAGTGGCTGATGAATGCCCCGAGCACAAGTCAAGAAGCAGTGGTCCAGAGCATGCGGGGCAAACTCGGTCTAACCCTAACTCGGCTACTACAAGTGGCACGATGGAGATGGAGTACATTTCGAGATTCAAGGAGCTTACCGCCGAGAATCTAAAGACCATTTGCGACGCATTGGAGAGAAGGGTCACCCGGAAGAAGGATCTCATTCCTGAGATTGCGAGCATCATCCTCCGGTGCAGGTCAGGATTGATAACAAGGAAAGAGAAGTCGAATTCATCTTCGGAGAAAAAGGAAGACACATGGCTCTTCTTCCAAGGCGGTGACACCGAAGGCAAGGAGAGGATAGCCAGAGAGCTCGCCGGCATTGTCTTTGCCTCTTACGCCAGTTTCATCACCATTGGACTCAGTAACTTCTCATCCACACCGTCGGACTCCACGGATGATGTACGAAATAAAAGGTCGCGGGAACAAGTCAGAAATAGCTATCTCGAGAGCCTCTTCGAAGCCATACGCGAAAACCCACACCGAGTCATCGTGATGGAAGACATCGAGCAAGTGGACTACCACGCTCGGGCTGGCATCAAGACCTCGATGGAGAGAGGGAAGATACAGAGCATCAGCGGTGAGGAAGTCAGGCTTTGTGACGCCATCATCATCTTGAGCTGTGAAAGCTTTGATTCCAGGTCAAGAGCTTGCTCTCCTCCGGTCAAGCACAAGGCTGACACCGAAGACGAGAAGGAAGAGGCGTGCAGGTTAGATTTGAATCTTTGTGCCGAAGACGAAGAAGATCTCCATGATCATTTCTCGGATGACATGGGGCTTCTCGAGTCTGTGGACGGTGCATTCTTTTTTGAGTTGCCTGAGGAACTATCATTTGTTTGA
- the LOC103995852 gene encoding protein SMAX1-LIKE 3 isoform X1, whose product MRAGGCTVHQGLTPEAATVVKQSINLARRRGHAQVTPLHVANTMLSSSTGLLRAACLRCHSHPLQCKALELCFNVALNRIPASTLSAPVLGLPLAHHPPSLSNALVAAFKRAQAHQRRGCIDTQQQPLLAVKIELEQLIISILDDPSVSRVMREAGFSSTQVKSNVEQAVSMDICASNPPNRSPSKPKDASGPFTIPRAITTKPLVQVKNEDVVSVVETLATRRKRSLVIVGECLATTEAVVGGVMDRVNKGEVPEVLRNVQFIPLPLFSFIHMPLQEVNQKVGELRCLVKSCCAERGAILYLKDLNWAAEYRASGEKGRNIYCPLEHAILEIRNMFCEGENSGGRLWLMGSATYQTYIRCRVGNPSLETLWGFRPHTIPTGSLGLSLNCDSDLSQMPIKISGGSQFLTKTEHEIGSHPSCCADSAINFETDARSANRTCYGSYASISSSLPSWLRRYKEEKRGAISDDQIYLQGSLQLKDVRRKCNSISASAHKTHNHASEITFNFSSVSPSSSSISSYDHGCPSLHPHQHQQQACLQSLEAKHQLREQNLWISEVADECPEHKSRSSGPEHAGQTRSNPNSATTSGTMEMEYISRFKELTAENLKTICDALERRVTRKKDLIPEIASIILRCRSGLITRKEKSNSSSEKKEDTWLFFQGGDTEGKERIARELAGIVFASYASFITIGLSNFSSTPSDSTDDVRNKRSREQVRNSYLESLFEAIRENPHRVIVMEDIEQVDYHARAGIKTSMERGKIQSISGEEVRLCDAIIILSCESFDSRSRACSPPVKHKADTEDEKEEACRLDLNLCAEDEEDLHDHFSDDMGLLESVDGAFFFELPEELSFV is encoded by the exons ATGAGAGCGGGAGGTTGCACTGTGCATCAAGGCTTAACCCCCGAAGCAGCCACTGTCGTGAAGCAATCCATAAACCTAGCTCGACGACGAGGCCATGCACAGGTGACGCCCCTCCATGTGGCCAACACCATGCTTTCGTCGTCCACTGGCCTCCTCCGCGCCGCCTGCCTCCGCTGTCACTCCCACCCGCTTCAGTGCAAGGCCCTGGAGCTTTGCTTCAACGTCGCCCTCAACCGCATACCCGCCTCCACCTTGTCCGCTCCGGTGCTCGGTCTTCCCCTAGCCCACCACCCGCCGTCCCTCTCCAACGCCCTCGTTGCTGCTTTCAAGAGAGCTCAGGCGCACCAGCGTCGGGGATGCATCGACACCCAGCAGCAGCCTCTGCTCGCGGTTAAGATCGAGCTTGAGCAGCTCATCATCTCCATCCTGGACGACCCGAGCGTGAGTAGGGTCATGAGGGAGGCTGGCTTCTCCAGCACTCAAGTGAAGAGCAACGTGGAGCAGGCCGTGTCCATGGACATATGCGCATCCAACCCACCTAATCGCAGTCCTAGCAAGCCCAAGGATGCCTCCGGTCCCTTCACAATCCCTCGCGCGATCACTACAAAGCCTCTGGTTCAAGTGAAGAACGAGGATGTGGTGAGCGTCGTCGAGACTTTGGCCACCAGGAGGAAGAGGAGTCTTGTGATAGTGGGAGAGTGCTTGGCTACCACCGAGGCTGTGGTCGGAGGGGTGATGGACAGAGTAAATAAAGGAGAAGTGCCCGAGGTTTTAAGGAACGTACAGTTCATACCACTCCCACTCTTCTCCTTCATCCACATGCCATTGCAGGAGGTGAATCAGAAGGTTGGGGAGCTGAGGTGCCTCGTGAAGAGCTGCTGCGCGGAGAGGGGGGCAATCTTGTACCTGAAGGATCTCAACTGGGCTGCGGAATATAGGGCAAgcggggagaagggaagaaatatCTATTGTCCTCTGGAGCATGCAATCTTGGAGATCAGGAACATGTTCTGCGAGGGAGAGAATAGCGGTGGGAGACTTTGGCTCATGGGGAGTGCAACATATCAGACCTACATAAGGTGTAGGGTTGGAAATCCATCGTTGGAGACTCTATGGGGCTTTCGGCCTCATACCATTCCTACCGGAAGCTTAGGATTAAGCCTCAACTGTGACAG TGATTTAAGCCAAATGCCAATCAAGATCAGCGGAGGCTCCCAATTTCTGACAAAAACAGAACATGAAATCGGAAGTCATCCATCTTGCTGCGCAGATTCTGCTATCAATTTCGAAACGGATGCTCGGAGCGCGAATAGAACTTGTTATGGTAGCTACGCATCCATATCCTCGAGCCTACCATCATGGCTCCGACGATACAAAGAAGAGAAGAGGGGAGCGATCAGCGATGATCAG ATTTATTTGCAGGGCTCCCTCCAGCTGAAAGATGTGCGCAGGAAGTGTAACTCTATTTCTGCTTCAGCCCATAAAACCCATAACCATGCATCTGAAATAACATTTAACTTCTCTTCGGtttctccatcttcttcttctatctCTTCCTACGATCATGGCTGTCCGAGCTTGCACCCACACCAGCACCAGCAGCAAGCTTGCCTGCAGTCTCTCGAGGCAAAACATCAACTGAGGGAACAAAACCTCTGGATATCAGAAGTGGCTGATGAATGCCCCGAGCACAAGTCAAGAAGCAGTGGTCCAGAGCATGCGGGGCAAACTCGGTCTAACCCTAACTCGGCTACTACAAGTGGCACGATGGAGATGGAGTACATTTCGAGATTCAAGGAGCTTACCGCCGAGAATCTAAAGACCATTTGCGACGCATTGGAGAGAAGGGTCACCCGGAAGAAGGATCTCATTCCTGAGATTGCGAGCATCATCCTCCGGTGCAGGTCAGGATTGATAACAAGGAAAGAGAAGTCGAATTCATCTTCGGAGAAAAAGGAAGACACATGGCTCTTCTTCCAAGGCGGTGACACCGAAGGCAAGGAGAGGATAGCCAGAGAGCTCGCCGGCATTGTCTTTGCCTCTTACGCCAGTTTCATCACCATTGGACTCAGTAACTTCTCATCCACACCGTCGGACTCCACGGATGATGTACGAAATAAAAGGTCGCGGGAACAAGTCAGAAATAGCTATCTCGAGAGCCTCTTCGAAGCCATACGCGAAAACCCACACCGAGTCATCGTGATGGAAGACATCGAGCAAGTGGACTACCACGCTCGGGCTGGCATCAAGACCTCGATGGAGAGAGGGAAGATACAGAGCATCAGCGGTGAGGAAGTCAGGCTTTGTGACGCCATCATCATCTTGAGCTGTGAAAGCTTTGATTCCAGGTCAAGAGCTTGCTCTCCTCCGGTCAAGCACAAGGCTGACACCGAAGACGAGAAGGAAGAGGCGTGCAGGTTAGATTTGAATCTTTGTGCCGAAGACGAAGAAGATCTCCATGATCATTTCTCGGATGACATGGGGCTTCTCGAGTCTGTGGACGGTGCATTCTTTTTTGAGTTGCCTGAGGAACTATCATTTGTTTGA